One window of the Athene noctua chromosome 5, bAthNoc1.hap1.1, whole genome shotgun sequence genome contains the following:
- the ARL3 gene encoding ADP-ribosylation factor-like protein 3 has protein sequence MGLLSILRKLKSTPDQEVRILLLGLDNAGKTTLLKQLASEDISHITPTQGFNIKSVQSQGFKLNVWDIGGQRKIRPYWRNYFENTDILIYVIDSADRKRFEETGQELAELLDEEKLSGVPVLIFANKQDLLTAAPASEIAEGLNLHTIRDRVWQIQSCSALSGEGVQDGMNWVCKNVNAKKK, from the exons GGTTTACTGTCAATCCTGCGTAAACTGAAAAGCACCCCAGACCAGGAGGTGAGAATCCTCCTCTTGGGACTGGATAATGCAGGCAAGACCACACTCCTGAAACAGCTGGCATCTGAGGACATCAGCCACATCACGCCAACACAG GGTTTTAACATCAAAAGTGTACAGTCTCAAGGCTTCAAGCTGAACGTATGGGACATAGGTGGACAGAGGAAGATCAGGCCGTACTGGAGGAACTATTTTGAAAACACCGATATCCTT atctATGTCATTGACAGTGCAGATAGGAAGAGGTTTGAAGAAACGGGTCAG GAGCTGGCTGAGCTTTTGGATGAAGAAAAGCTTAGTGGAGTCCCCGTGCTCATATTCGCTAACAAGCAGGATTTGCTGACGGCTGCCCCTGCTTCGGAGATTGCCGAGGGACTGAACCTACACACAATCCGGGACAGAGTCTGGCAGATCCAGTCTTGTTCAGCTCTTTCAGGAGAGGGAGTACAG GACGGCATGAATTGGGTGTGCAAAAATGTCAATGCTAAGAAGAAATAA